CCAACCGCCGACCGCTCGATGTTCCTCCCCATGCCTCGAGTCTAGTCCGTCTCGCCCGATCGGCAGCCAGAACGGGCAGACGACTTCACGGACCCTCGGCGTCCCCCTCGCCCCGGCGTCGGACGGTCAGGGCGGGCTCGGCCCTCAGCGATCTCGCTACCACGCAGTAGCGCCCGGTCAGTCGCGACAGCGTCTCGAGCTCCTGCTCGGAGGCGTCGGTGTCGAGCTCGAAGGCGAGGCGTATCGAATCGAACCCGACGGGGGCCTCCCGGTCGACGCCCAGGGTGCCGCGGAAATCGAGGTCCCCCTCCGCGGAGACGGTCCCGCCGCGCACGTCGATGCCGGTGGAGGTGGCGACGGCGCGCAGGGTGACGCCCGCGCAGGCGACGAGCGCCTCGAGGAGCATATCCCCCGAGCAGGCCGAGCTCCCCGTGCCGCCCGTGGCCGGGTGCAGGCCGGCCTCGACGAGGGCTCGTCCCGTCTGCACGCTGCACGTCACGCCGTCACCGAGGCTCCCGGTCGCCGTCAGGGTCACCCGGGCTGTCTCCGGCTCCTCGCGGTAGCGCTCCTTCAGCGGCGCCTGCATCGCCTTCAGCTCTTCGCTCGAGATCGTCACGGGTCCGTCCCTCCTGCCTCGTCGACGGCGGTGATCAAAGGGAGCCACTCGGTGGTGCTCTTCGCCCTCCTGACGATCTCTCCAACATCCCGGCCCTCCTGCTGGAGGCGGAGGACCACGAAGGACCGGCCCGTGCGCAGGTCCGCGACGAGCAGGTGCAGGGGCCCGGCGGCGCGCGAGCCGGACGACCGCGCCAACCCGACCGCCCCCCGCACGGTGTTAGCCAGGGCCATGTTCCAGGACGGTCCGTTCGAAGGGGTCCGGGGCAGCCTCCCCTCCCGCCGGGCGGCCACCCGTTCGAGCCGCGCCTCCCACGCCGGACCGTCGTAGAACCGCGCGACGCCGGCCTCTACCTCCGCGACGGGCGGGAGCGCGAAGCGCTCCCCGAGGGCCGGATCCTCCAGCAGGATGGCGAGGACGAGGTGCTCGGTCCCCACCCAAGGGTGTCCATGGTCGCGGGAGACCTCGTACGCCCGATCGACGATGCTCCGGCCGTCCGGTGTGAGGTCCTCCGTCTCGAGGTCCGGCGAGGGCGTCCGCTGCATGAACTCCGCCTTCACCGGACGGTGTCCGAACCCCGGTCCGGTCATGACGAGGTCGCCGTGCGCATCCATCATCGGCGTCCCGTCGAGGTCGACCGCGACGCGCGCCTCCCGGCCGTCGGGGTGGGACAGGTAGACGTGGTCCCAAGGGAAGGGTGGGAACCCTCCGGGGGGAGGGTGGCTCTCCCGGAACGCCTGCTCCATCCCCGTAGCCTAGACGCTGCCCCCGGAGGCCGGCCGGCTCACCCCCAGAGGTCGAGCTTGGGACCCGACGACCCGTTCTCGTCTCCCCCGCCGTAGCTCCGGCGCTTCATGTCCTTCGCGAATCCGTAGTAGTCGCGGGTCTCGATCACGAGCGGCATCGGGACGGCGTACCCGGACAGCAGGCACTGCTTCTTCGACTCCAGGTTGTTGATCAGCACCTTCAGCGCGTTGGCGTCCGGCACCCCGGACAGGACCGCTCCCTGGTCGCGGTCATCGTCCAGGGCGGCGATCACCCGCGTGCCGAGCTGTGACCGGACCTCCTCGTCGATCCCCGATGGGCGCTGGTCGACGACGAGCAGCGACACGTTGTACTTGCGCATCTCACGGGCGATCGTCCCGAAGATCGTCTGGTTGGCGGCCTCGGGGTTGAGGAACTTGTGCGCCTCCTCCAGCGTGATGATCAGCTGCGGCGGGTGCCCGAGCCTCCCGTCCGCCGACGCCTTCTCCTTCTCCTCCATCCACCGGTGGTGGATCCGTCGGGTCAGGATCGACGAGACGAGCATGTAGGCGAGGAAGGTCGTCTGCCGTCCGAACTCGATCACGACGTGACGCCGGGCGAGCAGCGCCTCCACGATCCGGTCGGCCGAGTTGTCGGTCACGGACTCCCGAACGAACGGGAGCCGGGTCACCTTCTTCAGGTTCCGGGCCAGCGCCTTCACGGACTGCTCGTTCACGAGGAGCTGCCCGATGTCGTCGGTCAGCGTCCCGTCCTCGTAGGCGCGCAGGAGCTCGGTGAGCCAGCTCGGCCCCCACCTCTCGGCGAGGGTCTCCATGTCCCGAAGCTGCGCGTCGGAGAGCCCGAGTTCGGCCCGCAGGAGCCGGAGATCGCCGACGTCGATGTCCCTCAGGCTCACCTGGACCTCGAAGTCGGGGGTGACCGAGCGGCGGCGGGAGCTCGCCGGGTCGACGGAGAAGATGAGGACCCGTTGTCCGAACATCTCCTTCAGCGCGGGAGCCCGCCGCTTCGTCTCCTCGTCCTCCGACCACATCCCGTACTCGTTGTGCATGTCGAACACGAGGACCGAGGCCAGGTCGGCCGCGATCACCCCGCCCAGGAGCATCCTGGTCAGGAAGGACTTCCCGGTGCCCGTCTTGCCGAAGACGGCGTTGGACCTCTCGACGAACCTCTCGAGGTCGAGGCAGACGTCCGAGGTCATCTCGAGCGGCGTGCCTATGGGCAGGTGGGTGTCGTCCGGGCTCCCGAAGACGAGCTCGACGTCGGCGTCCGCGGCCTCCCGGACCCGGGCGAAGTGGGGAGGGATCGTCTTCACCGAACGGGCCCCCTCCTCCCCCGCCTCCAGCAGGAGCTTGGGGCGCAGGTCGACGGTGGCGTAGGTGTTGGTGCCGTGCAGGACCTGCGCGACGAAGTCGTCCTCGGGCGGGCGCAGGAGGACGTCCTCGTTCGTGTTCGCCAGGCGCACGTCGTGGATGGTCGAGAAGAACCGGTGCCGGGACCCCTCGACCACGACGAACCGGCCCACCCGGACG
This genomic interval from Actinomycetota bacterium contains the following:
- a CDS encoding OsmC family protein — encoded protein: MSSEELKAMQAPLKERYREEPETARVTLTATGSLGDGVTCSVQTGRALVEAGLHPATGGTGSSACSGDMLLEALVACAGVTLRAVATSTGIDVRGGTVSAEGDLDFRGTLGVDREAPVGFDSIRLAFELDTDASEQELETLSRLTGRYCVVARSLRAEPALTVRRRGEGDAEGP
- a CDS encoding Clp protease N-terminal domain-containing protein; translation: MEQAFRESHPPPGGFPPFPWDHVYLSHPDGREARVAVDLDGTPMMDAHGDLVMTGPGFGHRPVKAEFMQRTPSPDLETEDLTPDGRSIVDRAYEVSRDHGHPWVGTEHLVLAILLEDPALGERFALPPVAEVEAGVARFYDGPAWEARLERVAARREGRLPRTPSNGPSWNMALANTVRGAVGLARSSGSRAAGPLHLLVADLRTGRSFVVLRLQQEGRDVGEIVRRAKSTTEWLPLITAVDEAGGTDP
- a CDS encoding DUF87 domain-containing protein, producing the protein MPSDPVSAEALAALEESLSPRRLGRVIRGSLLEGIEARLEDEVSVEDVRVGRFVVVEGSRHRFFSTIHDVRLANTNEDVLLRPPEDDFVAQVLHGTNTYATVDLRPKLLLEAGEEGARSVKTIPPHFARVREAADADVELVFGSPDDTHLPIGTPLEMTSDVCLDLERFVERSNAVFGKTGTGKSFLTRMLLGGVIAADLASVLVFDMHNEYGMWSEDEETKRRAPALKEMFGQRVLIFSVDPASSRRRSVTPDFEVQVSLRDIDVGDLRLLRAELGLSDAQLRDMETLAERWGPSWLTELLRAYEDGTLTDDIGQLLVNEQSVKALARNLKKVTRLPFVRESVTDNSADRIVEALLARRHVVIEFGRQTTFLAYMLVSSILTRRIHHRWMEEKEKASADGRLGHPPQLIITLEEAHKFLNPEAANQTIFGTIAREMRKYNVSLLVVDQRPSGIDEEVRSQLGTRVIAALDDDRDQGAVLSGVPDANALKVLINNLESKKQCLLSGYAVPMPLVIETRDYYGFAKDMKRRSYGGGDENGSSGPKLDLWG